One window of Streptomyces sp. NBC_00273 genomic DNA carries:
- a CDS encoding ABC transporter ATP-binding protein — MMNNQAEGDPATVHAHDLTVRRGTGRTLRTVLDALAFDVPRGRITGLLGPSGCGKSTLMRAIVGTQAHVTGTLDVLGHPAGHPRLRSRIGYVTQAPSVYDDLTVRQNLDYFAAVLDPGRAAADRRAAAVTRAITDVDLTSRAGALAGNLSGGQRSRVSLAVALLGTPELLVLDEPTVGLDPVLRRDLWNLFHDITATRGATILVSSHVMDEAERCHDLLLMREGRILAQDTPDALRTRTHATTVEEGFLRLVDEANANAADAAASNVTAIREQTR; from the coding sequence ATGATGAATAACCAGGCCGAGGGAGACCCGGCCACCGTCCACGCCCATGACCTCACCGTCCGGCGCGGCACCGGCCGCACCCTCCGCACCGTCCTCGACGCCCTCGCCTTCGACGTCCCCCGCGGCCGCATCACCGGCCTCCTCGGCCCCTCAGGCTGCGGAAAGTCCACCCTCATGCGCGCCATCGTCGGGACCCAGGCCCACGTCACCGGCACCCTCGACGTCCTCGGCCACCCCGCCGGCCACCCCCGGCTCCGCTCCCGCATCGGCTACGTCACCCAGGCGCCCAGCGTCTACGACGACCTCACCGTCCGGCAGAACCTCGACTACTTCGCCGCCGTCCTCGACCCCGGCCGCGCCGCAGCCGACCGCCGAGCCGCCGCCGTCACCCGCGCCATCACCGACGTCGACCTCACCAGCCGCGCCGGCGCCCTCGCCGGCAACCTCTCCGGCGGCCAACGCAGCCGCGTCTCCCTCGCCGTCGCCCTGCTCGGCACCCCCGAGCTCCTGGTCCTCGACGAACCCACCGTCGGCCTCGACCCCGTCCTGCGCCGCGACCTGTGGAACCTCTTCCACGACATCACCGCCACCCGCGGCGCGACGATCCTCGTCTCCTCCCACGTCATGGACGAAGCCGAACGCTGCCACGACCTGCTCCTCATGCGCGAGGGCCGCATCCTCGCCCAGGACACCCCCGACGCACTGCGCACCCGCACCCACGCCACCACCGTCGAAGAAGGCTTCCTGCGCCTCGTCGACGAAGCCAACGCCAACGCCGCCGACGCCGCCGCATCCAACGTCACCGCCATCCGGGAGCAGACCCGATGA
- a CDS encoding ABC transporter permease, protein MNAARTAATAARVLRQLRHDPRSIALMLLVPVLMLTLLRFVFDGSPKAFDGIGASLLGIFPLITMFLVTSIATLRERTSGTLERLLAMPLGKGDLIAGYALAFGAVAVLQSLLATGLALWALGLDVVGSPWLLLLVALLDALLGTALGLFVSAFAASEFQAVQFMPAVIFPQLLLCGLFAARDTMHPVLEGLSDVLPMSYAVDGMTQVLTHTDMTADFVRDAVIVAACALLVLALGAVTLRRRTP, encoded by the coding sequence ATGAACGCCGCCCGCACCGCCGCCACCGCCGCCCGCGTCCTGCGCCAGCTCCGCCACGACCCGCGCTCCATCGCGCTGATGCTCCTGGTCCCCGTACTGATGCTCACCCTGCTGCGCTTCGTCTTCGACGGCAGCCCCAAGGCCTTCGACGGCATCGGCGCCTCGCTCCTCGGGATCTTCCCCCTCATCACCATGTTCCTGGTGACCTCCATCGCCACCCTGCGCGAACGCACCTCCGGAACCCTGGAACGCCTCCTCGCCATGCCGCTCGGCAAGGGCGACCTCATCGCCGGCTACGCCCTCGCCTTCGGCGCGGTCGCCGTCCTCCAGTCCCTCCTCGCCACCGGCCTCGCCCTCTGGGCCCTCGGCCTCGACGTCGTCGGATCCCCCTGGCTCCTCCTCCTCGTAGCCCTCCTCGACGCCCTCCTCGGCACCGCACTCGGACTCTTCGTCTCCGCCTTCGCCGCCTCCGAGTTCCAGGCCGTCCAGTTCATGCCGGCGGTGATCTTCCCCCAGCTGCTCCTCTGCGGCCTCTTCGCCGCCCGCGACACCATGCACCCCGTCCTCGAAGGGCTCTCCGACGTCCTGCCCATGTCCTACGCCGTCGACGGCATGACCCAGGTGCTCACCCACACCGACATGACCGCCGACTTCGTCCGCGACGCCGTGATCGTCGCCGCCTGCGCCCTGCTCGTCCTCGCCCTCGGCGCGGTCACCCTCCGCCGCCGGACGCCTTGA
- the proC gene encoding pyrroline-5-carboxylate reductase translates to MTQTVAVLGTGKIGEALLSGMIRGGWPASKLLVTARRTERAEELRTRYGVEAVSNAEAAKRADTLILTVKPQDMAKLLDELAPHVPADRLVISGAAGVPTAFFEERLAPGTPVVRVMTNTPALVDEAMSVISAGSHATAEHLAHTEEIFGGVGKTLRVPESQQDAATALSGSGPAYFYFLVEAMTDAGILLGLPRAQAHDLIVQAAIGAAVMLRDSGEHPVKLREAVTSPAGTTINAIVELEKHGVRAALIAALEAARDRSRELASGNS, encoded by the coding sequence ATGACCCAGACAGTCGCAGTCCTCGGTACCGGCAAGATCGGCGAGGCCCTGCTCAGCGGAATGATCCGCGGCGGCTGGCCCGCCTCGAAGCTCCTCGTCACCGCCCGCCGCACCGAACGGGCCGAGGAACTCCGCACCCGCTACGGGGTCGAGGCCGTCTCCAACGCCGAGGCCGCCAAGCGCGCCGACACCCTCATCCTCACCGTCAAGCCCCAGGACATGGCCAAGCTCCTCGACGAGCTCGCCCCGCACGTCCCCGCCGACCGCCTGGTCATCAGCGGCGCCGCCGGCGTCCCCACCGCCTTCTTCGAGGAGCGGCTCGCCCCCGGCACCCCCGTCGTCCGCGTCATGACGAACACCCCCGCCCTCGTCGACGAGGCCATGTCCGTCATCTCCGCCGGCAGCCACGCCACCGCCGAGCACCTCGCCCACACCGAGGAGATCTTCGGCGGCGTCGGCAAGACCCTGCGCGTCCCCGAGTCCCAGCAGGACGCGGCCACCGCCCTCTCCGGCTCCGGACCCGCCTACTTCTACTTCCTCGTCGAGGCCATGACCGACGCCGGCATCCTCCTCGGGCTGCCCCGCGCCCAGGCCCACGACCTCATCGTCCAGGCCGCCATCGGCGCCGCCGTCATGCTCCGCGACAGCGGCGAACACCCGGTCAAGCTCCGCGAAGCCGTCACCTCCCCGGCCGGCACGACGATCAACGCCATCGTCGAGCTGGAGAAGCACGGCGTACGCGCCGCCCTCATCGCCGCCCTCGAAGCGGCCCGCGACCGCAGCCGCGAGCTCGCCTCCGGCAACAGCTGA